The following proteins come from a genomic window of Burkholderia stabilis:
- the argE gene encoding acetylornithine deacetylase, which yields MSTLDATAPSAATQGDASLVSLPWIKQLVSMDTTSRVPNLGLIETVRDALAAKGIASTITHDPREGWANLFATVPAHDGSTHGGIVLSGHTDVVPVDGQQWDSNPFAPEIRDGRLYGRGTCDMKGFIGTALALLPEMQATKLAKPIHFALSYDEEIGCAGAPLMIADLVKRGVQPSGCIVGEPTSMRPIIAHKGINAYRCCVRGHAAHSSLTPKGLNAIEYAARLICHIRDIADRFRAEGPFDALYDVPFTTAQTSTIQGGNAINTVPAECRFDFEFRNLPTLDPEQIFTRIEAYARETLLPQMLREHPNAAIEFSKIAAAPGLDATEQAAITQLVRALTADQDKRKVAYGTEAGLFERAGIPSIVCGPGNIEQAHKPNEYVELAQLAGCEQFLRKFIRSMSVDAH from the coding sequence ATGTCCACTCTCGACGCGACCGCGCCGTCCGCTGCAACCCAAGGCGACGCATCGCTCGTCAGCCTGCCCTGGATCAAGCAACTGGTATCGATGGACACGACGAGCCGCGTGCCGAACCTCGGCCTGATCGAAACGGTGCGCGACGCGCTCGCCGCGAAGGGCATTGCATCGACGATCACGCACGATCCGCGCGAGGGCTGGGCGAACCTGTTCGCGACCGTGCCCGCGCATGACGGCTCGACCCACGGCGGCATCGTGCTGTCGGGGCACACCGACGTCGTGCCGGTCGACGGCCAGCAATGGGACAGCAACCCGTTCGCGCCGGAGATCCGCGACGGCCGCCTGTACGGCCGCGGCACCTGCGACATGAAGGGCTTCATCGGCACGGCGCTCGCGCTCCTGCCCGAGATGCAGGCGACGAAGCTCGCGAAGCCGATCCATTTCGCACTGTCCTACGACGAGGAGATCGGCTGCGCGGGTGCGCCGCTGATGATCGCCGACCTCGTCAAGCGCGGCGTGCAACCGTCCGGCTGCATCGTCGGCGAGCCGACCAGCATGCGCCCGATCATCGCGCACAAGGGCATCAACGCGTACCGCTGCTGCGTACGCGGCCACGCCGCGCATTCGTCGCTGACGCCGAAGGGGCTGAACGCGATCGAGTATGCGGCGCGCCTCATTTGCCACATCCGCGACATCGCCGACCGCTTCCGCGCCGAGGGCCCGTTCGACGCGCTGTACGACGTGCCGTTCACCACCGCGCAAACGAGCACGATCCAGGGTGGCAACGCGATCAACACGGTGCCGGCCGAATGCCGGTTCGACTTCGAGTTCCGCAACCTGCCGACCCTCGATCCCGAACAGATCTTCACGCGCATCGAAGCGTATGCACGGGAAACGCTGCTGCCGCAGATGCTTCGCGAGCACCCCAACGCCGCGATCGAGTTCTCGAAGATCGCCGCGGCGCCCGGGCTCGACGCGACCGAACAGGCCGCGATCACGCAGCTCGTGCGCGCGCTGACGGCCGACCAGGACAAGCGCAAGGTCGCGTACGGCACCGAGGCCGGCCTGTTCGAACGCGCGGGCATTCCGAGCATCGTCTGCGGGCCCGGCAACATCGAGCAGGCGCACAAGCCGAACGAATATGTCGAGCTCGCGCAGCTCGCCGGCTGCGAGCAGTTCCTGCGCAAGTTCATCCGCAGCATGTCGGTCGACGCGCACTGA
- the mfd gene encoding transcription-repair coupling factor, giving the protein MPDNASNPSASPVARVKTGQRFAFDGAHGSADALAIARYLADNRQDVPLLAVICANAVDAQRLSQEIGYFSPDARVRLLPDWETLPYDTFSPHQDLVSERLATLHDLGEGRCDILLVPATTALYRMPPASFMAAYTFAFAQGERLDEAKLKAQLTLAGYEHVSQVVRPGEYCVRGSLIDLYPMGSPLPYRIDLFDDQVDSIRAFDPDTQRSLYPVRDVRLLPGREFPFDEAARTAFRSRWRETFEGDPSRAPIYKDIGNGVPSAGIEYYLPLFFDETATLFHYLPQDAHLVFTGDLEASIRRFTADTKQRHAFLSHDRERPILEPQRLFLSDEDFFAFAKPFARVVLPAQPAGGWATALPELTVDRHADDPLASLRTFVESSGKRVLLTVESAGRRETILQLLAEHHLRPASNDHFAGWLTSDERFALGVAPLSSGFSVPGEGYAIVTETELYGALGRRAGRRRQEQASNVDAMVRDLSELKVGDPVVHAQHGIGRYMGLVSMDLGEGETEFLHLEYSGDSKLYVPVAQLHVISRYSGADPDSAPLHALGSGQWERAKRKAAQQIRDTAAELLNLYARRAAREGHAFALDPRDYVKFAESFGFEETPDQAAAIAAVIGDMTSGKPMDRLVCGDVGFGKTEVALRAAFIAVMGGKQVALLSPTTLLAEQHTQTFADRFADWPVRIVELSRFKTAKEVSAAIAQINEGSVDIVIGTHKLLSSDVQFKRLGLVIIDEEHRFGVRQKEALKALRAEVDVLTLTATPIPRTLGMALEGLRDFSVIATAPQKRLAIKTFVRREEESVIREAMLRELKRGGQVYFLHNQVETIENRKAMLEALVPEARIMIAHGQMHERELERVMRDFVGQRANVLLCTTIIETGIDVPSANTIIMHRSDKFGLAQLHQLRGRVGRSHHQAYAYLLVHDPQALTKQAQRRLEAIQQMEELGSGFYLAMHDLEIRGTGEVLGDKQSGEIHEIGFQLYTDMLNDAVKALKNGKEPDLTAPLAATTEINLHAPAILPADYCADVQERLSLYKRLANCEHGDAIDGIQEELIDRFGKLPPQAHALVETHRLRIAAKPLGIVKIDASEVAIGLQFEPNPPIDPMRIIEMVQKHRHIKLAGQDKLRIETRSPDLAIRVSTIKETLRALSPKQGAAAPAR; this is encoded by the coding sequence ATGCCAGATAACGCTTCCAACCCGTCAGCCTCGCCCGTTGCCCGCGTCAAAACCGGCCAGCGTTTCGCCTTCGACGGCGCGCATGGTTCCGCCGACGCGCTCGCCATCGCCCGTTATCTTGCCGACAACCGCCAGGACGTGCCGCTCCTCGCGGTGATCTGCGCCAACGCGGTCGACGCGCAGCGGCTCTCGCAGGAAATCGGCTACTTCTCGCCCGATGCCCGCGTGCGCCTGCTGCCGGACTGGGAAACGCTGCCGTACGACACGTTCTCGCCGCACCAGGATCTCGTGTCCGAGCGTCTCGCGACACTGCACGATCTCGGCGAAGGCCGCTGCGACATCCTGCTCGTGCCCGCGACCACCGCGCTGTACCGGATGCCGCCGGCCTCGTTCATGGCCGCGTACACGTTCGCATTCGCGCAGGGCGAGCGGCTCGACGAGGCGAAGCTGAAGGCGCAGCTCACGCTGGCCGGCTACGAGCACGTGAGCCAGGTCGTGCGGCCCGGCGAATATTGCGTGCGCGGCTCGCTGATCGACCTGTACCCGATGGGCTCGCCGCTGCCGTACCGGATCGACCTGTTCGACGACCAGGTCGACTCGATCCGCGCGTTCGACCCCGATACCCAGCGCAGCCTGTATCCGGTGCGCGACGTGCGCCTCTTGCCCGGCCGCGAGTTTCCGTTCGACGAAGCCGCGCGCACCGCGTTCCGCAGCCGCTGGCGCGAAACCTTCGAAGGCGACCCGAGCCGCGCGCCGATCTACAAGGACATCGGCAACGGCGTGCCGTCGGCCGGTATCGAGTATTACCTGCCGCTCTTCTTCGACGAGACGGCCACGCTGTTCCACTACCTGCCGCAGGACGCGCACCTCGTGTTCACCGGCGACCTCGAAGCGTCGATCCGCCGCTTCACGGCCGACACGAAGCAGCGCCACGCGTTCCTGTCGCACGACCGCGAGCGGCCGATCCTCGAGCCGCAGCGCCTGTTCCTGTCCGACGAGGATTTCTTCGCCTTCGCGAAGCCGTTCGCGCGCGTCGTGCTGCCTGCCCAGCCGGCCGGCGGCTGGGCGACGGCGCTGCCCGAGCTCACCGTCGATCGTCATGCCGACGATCCGCTCGCTTCGCTGCGCACGTTCGTCGAGTCTTCCGGCAAGCGCGTGCTGCTGACCGTCGAATCGGCCGGCCGCCGCGAGACGATCCTGCAACTGCTCGCCGAGCATCACCTGCGCCCCGCGTCGAACGACCACTTCGCGGGCTGGCTCACGAGCGACGAACGCTTCGCGCTCGGCGTCGCACCGCTCTCGAGCGGCTTCTCGGTGCCGGGCGAAGGCTACGCGATCGTCACCGAAACCGAGCTGTACGGCGCGCTCGGCCGCCGTGCGGGCCGCCGCCGGCAGGAACAGGCCAGCAACGTCGACGCGATGGTGCGTGACCTGTCGGAGCTGAAGGTTGGCGACCCGGTCGTCCATGCGCAGCACGGTATCGGCCGCTACATGGGCCTCGTGTCGATGGATCTCGGCGAAGGCGAAACCGAATTCCTGCATCTCGAATATTCGGGCGACAGCAAGCTCTACGTGCCCGTCGCGCAATTGCACGTGATCTCGCGCTACAGCGGCGCCGATCCGGACAGCGCACCGCTGCACGCGCTCGGCTCCGGCCAGTGGGAGCGCGCGAAGCGCAAGGCCGCGCAGCAGATCCGCGACACGGCCGCCGAGCTGCTGAACCTGTATGCGCGCCGCGCGGCCCGCGAAGGCCACGCGTTTGCGCTCGACCCGCGCGATTACGTGAAATTCGCGGAAAGCTTCGGCTTCGAGGAAACGCCCGACCAGGCCGCGGCGATCGCGGCCGTGATCGGCGACATGACGAGCGGCAAGCCGATGGACCGCCTCGTGTGCGGCGACGTCGGCTTCGGCAAGACCGAGGTCGCGCTGCGCGCCGCGTTCATCGCGGTGATGGGCGGCAAGCAGGTCGCGCTACTGTCGCCGACCACGCTGCTCGCCGAGCAGCACACGCAGACCTTCGCCGACCGCTTCGCGGACTGGCCGGTGCGCATCGTCGAGCTGTCGCGCTTCAAGACCGCGAAGGAAGTGAGCGCGGCGATCGCGCAGATCAACGAAGGCAGCGTCGACATCGTGATCGGCACGCACAAGCTGCTGTCGTCGGACGTGCAGTTCAAGCGTCTCGGCCTCGTCATCATCGACGAGGAACACCGTTTCGGCGTGCGCCAGAAGGAAGCGCTGAAGGCGCTGCGCGCGGAAGTCGACGTGCTGACGCTCACCGCGACGCCAATTCCGCGCACGCTCGGGATGGCGCTCGAGGGCTTGCGCGATTTCTCGGTGATCGCGACCGCGCCGCAGAAGCGGCTCGCGATCAAGACCTTCGTGCGCCGCGAGGAAGAAAGCGTGATCCGCGAGGCGATGCTGCGCGAGCTGAAGCGCGGCGGCCAGGTGTATTTCCTGCACAACCAGGTCGAGACGATCGAGAACCGCAAGGCGATGCTCGAGGCGCTCGTGCCCGAGGCGCGCATCATGATCGCGCACGGCCAGATGCACGAGCGCGAGCTCGAGCGCGTGATGCGCGACTTCGTCGGGCAGCGCGCGAACGTGCTGCTGTGCACGACCATCATCGAGACCGGCATCGACGTGCCGAGTGCGAACACGATCATCATGCACCGCTCGGACAAATTCGGCCTCGCGCAGCTTCACCAGTTGCGCGGCCGCGTCGGCCGATCGCACCACCAGGCCTATGCGTACCTGCTGGTCCACGATCCGCAGGCGCTGACCAAGCAGGCGCAGCGCCGGCTCGAGGCGATCCAGCAGATGGAGGAACTCGGCTCGGGCTTCTATCTCGCGATGCACGACCTCGAGATCCGCGGCACCGGCGAGGTGCTCGGCGACAAGCAATCGGGCGAGATCCACGAAATCGGCTTCCAGCTCTACACGGACATGCTGAACGACGCGGTGAAGGCGCTGAAGAACGGCAAGGAGCCCGACCTCACCGCCCCGCTCGCCGCAACGACGGAAATCAACCTGCATGCGCCCGCGATCCTGCCGGCCGACTACTGCGCGGACGTGCAGGAGCGGCTGTCGCTGTACAAGCGCCTCGCGAACTGCGAGCACGGCGACGCGATCGACGGCATCCAGGAGGAGCTGATCGACCGCTTCGGCAAGCTGCCGCCGCAGGCGCATGCGCTCGTCGAGACGCACCGGCTGCGCATCGCCGCGAAGCCGCTCGGTATCGTGAAGATCGACGCGAGCGAGGTCGCGATCGGGCTGCAGTTCGAGCCGAACCCGCCGATCGATCCGATGCGGATCATCGAGATGGTGCAGAAACACCGGCACATCAAGCTCGCGGGCCAGGACAAGCTGCGCATCGAAACGCGCTCGCCCGATCTCGCGATCCGCGTATCGACGATCAAGGAAACGCTGCGCGCGCTCAGCCCGAAGCAGGGAGCGGCTGCCCCGGCACGCTGA
- the ispD gene encoding 2-C-methyl-D-erythritol 4-phosphate cytidylyltransferase: MTPRLFALIPCAGTGSRSGSAVPKQYRTLAGRALLHYTLAAFDACSEFAQTLVVLAPDDTHFDARRFAGLRFAVRRCGGGSRQASVLNGLLELAEFGATDQDWVLVHDAARPGITPELIRTLVATLKDDPVGGIVALPVADTLKRVPAGGDAIARTESRDALWQAQTPQMFRIGMLREAILRAQREGHDLTDEASAIEWAGHTPRVVQGSLRNFKVTYPEDFALAEAILARPANAS, from the coding sequence GTGACTCCCCGACTTTTCGCCCTGATTCCCTGTGCCGGCACGGGCAGCCGCTCCGGCTCGGCCGTGCCGAAGCAATACCGTACGCTCGCCGGGCGCGCGCTCCTGCATTACACGCTCGCCGCGTTCGACGCGTGCAGCGAATTCGCGCAGACGCTCGTCGTGCTCGCGCCCGACGATACCCATTTCGACGCGCGCCGCTTCGCCGGCCTGCGCTTCGCGGTGCGCCGCTGCGGCGGCGGCTCGCGGCAGGCGTCGGTGCTGAACGGGCTGCTCGAGCTGGCCGAATTCGGCGCGACCGACCAAGACTGGGTGCTGGTGCACGACGCCGCGCGCCCGGGCATCACGCCGGAGCTGATCCGCACGCTCGTCGCGACGCTGAAGGACGACCCGGTCGGCGGCATCGTCGCGCTGCCGGTGGCCGATACCCTCAAGCGCGTGCCGGCCGGCGGCGACGCGATCGCGCGTACCGAATCGCGCGACGCGCTGTGGCAGGCGCAGACGCCGCAGATGTTCCGCATCGGCATGCTGCGCGAGGCGATCCTGCGCGCGCAGCGCGAAGGGCACGACCTGACCGACGAAGCGAGCGCGATCGAATGGGCCGGCCATACGCCGCGCGTCGTGCAGGGCAGCCTGCGCAACTTCAAGGTCACGTACCCGGAAGATTTCGCGCTCGCGGAAGCGATCCTCGCGCGTCCCGCGAACGCTTCCTGA
- the ispF gene encoding 2-C-methyl-D-erythritol 2,4-cyclodiphosphate synthase — protein MDFRIGQGYDVHQLVPGRPLIIGGVTIPYERGLLGHSDADVLLHAITDALFGAAALGDIGRHFSDTDAAFKGADSRVLLRECVARVKAAGFTIQNVDSTVIAQAPKLAPHIDGMRANIAADLGLPLDRVNVKAKTNEKLGYLGRGEGIEAQAAALLVRQGG, from the coding sequence ATGGATTTCAGAATCGGACAAGGCTACGACGTGCACCAGCTCGTCCCGGGGCGCCCCCTCATCATCGGCGGCGTGACGATTCCGTACGAGCGCGGCCTGCTCGGCCACTCGGACGCGGACGTGCTGCTGCACGCGATCACCGACGCGCTGTTCGGCGCGGCGGCGCTCGGCGACATCGGCCGCCATTTCTCCGATACGGACGCGGCGTTCAAGGGTGCGGACAGCCGCGTGCTGCTGCGCGAGTGCGTCGCACGCGTGAAGGCAGCCGGCTTCACGATCCAGAACGTCGACAGCACCGTGATCGCGCAGGCGCCGAAGCTCGCGCCGCATATCGACGGAATGCGCGCGAACATCGCGGCCGATCTCGGGCTGCCGCTCGATCGCGTGAACGTGAAGGCGAAGACCAACGAGAAGCTCGGTTATCTCGGCCGCGGCGAGGGCATCGAGGCGCAGGCCGCCGCGCTGCTGGTCAGGCAGGGCGGCTGA
- a CDS encoding carboxymuconolactone decarboxylase family protein yields MEFIDSIKARIPDYAKDIRLNLDGTISRSSLEGTDAVGVALAAAIAAKSTVLVKTIREAGVLSPEETNAVLTAAALMGMNNTWYPYVEMADDADLKTQRAELRMGAYATHGGVDKRKFEMYALAASIVGKCHFCVKSHYALLKNEQGMTVTQLRDVGRIASVINAAAQVIAAEGE; encoded by the coding sequence ATGGAATTCATCGACTCGATTAAGGCACGTATCCCCGACTACGCGAAGGACATTCGCCTGAACCTCGACGGCACGATCTCGCGCTCGTCGCTCGAAGGCACCGACGCGGTCGGCGTCGCGCTGGCGGCGGCCATCGCGGCGAAGAGCACCGTGCTCGTGAAGACGATCCGCGAAGCCGGCGTGCTGTCGCCCGAAGAGACGAACGCCGTGCTGACGGCGGCCGCGCTGATGGGGATGAACAACACCTGGTATCCGTATGTCGAGATGGCCGACGACGCCGACCTGAAGACCCAGCGCGCCGAGCTGCGCATGGGTGCGTATGCCACGCACGGCGGCGTCGACAAGCGCAAGTTCGAGATGTACGCGCTCGCCGCGTCGATCGTCGGCAAGTGCCACTTCTGCGTGAAGTCGCACTATGCGCTGCTGAAGAACGAGCAAGGGATGACCGTCACGCAACTGCGCGACGTCGGCCGCATCGCGTCGGTGATCAATGCCGCCGCGCAGGTGATCGCCGCCGAAGGCGAATAA
- a CDS encoding peroxiredoxin yields MKTVGDKLEAFTVVAAKPGFNNHEENGQSAFETVTEASFPGKWKIIYFYPKDFTFVCPTEIVEFAKLTKQFEERDAILLGGSSDNEFVKLAWRREHKDLDKLNHYSFGDVKGELIDQLGVRDKEAGVALRATFIVDPDNTIQHVSVNNLNVGRSPEEVLRILDGLQTDELCPCNRAVGGATL; encoded by the coding sequence ATGAAAACCGTGGGCGATAAACTCGAAGCTTTCACCGTCGTAGCCGCGAAGCCGGGCTTCAATAATCACGAGGAAAACGGCCAGTCGGCGTTCGAGACCGTCACCGAAGCGTCGTTCCCGGGCAAGTGGAAGATCATCTACTTCTATCCGAAGGATTTCACGTTCGTGTGCCCGACGGAAATCGTCGAATTCGCGAAGCTCACGAAGCAGTTCGAAGAGCGCGATGCCATCCTGCTGGGCGGCAGCTCGGACAACGAATTCGTCAAGCTCGCATGGCGCCGTGAGCACAAGGACCTCGACAAGCTGAACCACTACTCGTTCGGCGACGTCAAGGGCGAGCTGATCGACCAGCTCGGCGTGCGCGACAAGGAAGCCGGCGTGGCCCTGCGTGCAACGTTCATCGTCGATCCGGACAACACGATCCAGCACGTTTCGGTGAACAACCTGAACGTCGGCCGTAGCCCGGAAGAAGTCCTGCGCATTCTGGACGGCCTGCAAACGGACGAACTGTGCCCGTGCAACCGTGCAGTCGGCGGCGCAACGCTGTAA
- a CDS encoding ATP-binding protein, whose product MRIDRRLLQLAFGGLFWRTFLLIALLISVSLAAWFQSFRVIEREPRAQRVALQLVAIVKLTRTALLYSDPDLRRALLQDLESNEGVRVYPREKTDKFKLQPDESLNRLIEHDIRSRLGDDTVIAQSVNDIPGVWISFKIDDDDYWVALDRDQLDNVTGLQWAGWGLFALALSLFGSAFITSLVNRPFSRLSLAARQIGSGQTPEPLPERGMGVAAETNRSFNQMVRDLEQLEADRALMLAGISHDLRTPLARLRLETEMSPSDQATKDAMVDDIEQMDRIIAAFIDYARPTQRKPEPVDLSSIAQEVAARASGEDGVEIRTRLAQNAIIEADETDMRRVIGNLVENARKYGQSKQDGISRITLETRVSHARVELSVSDEGPGIPEDQLPLVMRPFYRVDTARTKADGTGLGMAIVLRLVGRYRGALRLRNRNPEAGLEVTLEFPGAGKTRATA is encoded by the coding sequence ATGCGTATCGACCGGCGCCTCCTGCAGCTCGCGTTCGGCGGGCTGTTCTGGCGCACCTTCCTGCTGATCGCGCTGCTGATCTCGGTCAGTCTCGCCGCGTGGTTCCAGAGCTTTCGCGTAATCGAGCGCGAGCCGCGCGCGCAGCGCGTCGCGCTGCAGCTCGTCGCGATCGTGAAGCTCACGCGCACCGCCCTGCTCTATTCCGATCCCGATCTGCGGCGCGCGCTGCTGCAGGATCTGGAGAGCAACGAGGGCGTGCGCGTTTACCCGCGCGAAAAAACCGACAAATTCAAGCTGCAGCCCGACGAATCGCTGAACCGCCTGATCGAGCACGACATCCGCAGCCGCCTCGGCGACGATACCGTGATCGCGCAGTCGGTCAACGACATTCCGGGCGTATGGATCAGCTTCAAGATCGACGACGACGATTACTGGGTCGCACTCGATCGCGACCAGCTCGACAACGTCACGGGCCTGCAATGGGCCGGCTGGGGCCTGTTCGCGCTCGCGCTGTCGCTGTTCGGCTCCGCGTTCATCACGAGCCTCGTGAACCGGCCGTTCTCACGGCTGTCACTCGCCGCGCGCCAGATCGGTTCGGGCCAGACGCCCGAGCCGCTACCCGAGCGGGGGATGGGCGTCGCTGCCGAGACCAACCGCAGCTTCAACCAGATGGTGCGCGACCTCGAACAGCTCGAGGCCGATCGCGCGCTGATGCTCGCGGGCATCTCGCACGACCTGCGCACGCCGCTCGCGCGGCTGCGGCTCGAAACCGAGATGAGCCCGTCCGACCAGGCGACCAAGGACGCGATGGTCGACGATATCGAGCAGATGGATCGCATCATCGCGGCCTTCATCGACTACGCGCGCCCCACGCAACGCAAGCCCGAGCCCGTCGACCTGTCGTCGATCGCGCAGGAAGTCGCCGCGCGCGCGTCGGGCGAGGACGGCGTCGAGATCCGCACACGGCTGGCGCAGAACGCGATCATCGAAGCCGACGAGACCGACATGCGCCGCGTGATCGGCAACCTCGTCGAGAACGCGCGCAAATACGGCCAGAGCAAGCAGGACGGCATCTCGCGCATCACGCTCGAGACGCGCGTGTCGCACGCGCGCGTCGAGCTGTCGGTGAGCGACGAAGGCCCCGGCATCCCCGAGGATCAACTGCCGCTCGTGATGCGGCCGTTCTACCGTGTCGACACCGCGCGCACCAAGGCGGACGGCACGGGCCTCGGGATGGCGATCGTGCTGCGCCTCGTCGGCCGCTATCGCGGCGCGCTGCGCCTGCGCAACCGCAACCCGGAAGCGGGCCTCGAAGTCACGCTCGAATTCCCCGGCGCCGGCAAGACGCGTGCGACGGCGTGA
- the ompR gene encoding two-component system response regulator OmpR yields the protein MPFMETKNPSKILVVDDDPRLRDLLRRYLGEQGFNVYVAENATAMNKLWVRERFDLLVLDLMLPGEDGLSICRRLRGSNDRTPIIMLTAKGEDVDRIVGLEMGADDYLPKPFNPRELVARIHAVLRRQAPAELPGAPSETTEVFEFGEFSLNLATRTLTKSGQEIPLTTGEFSVLKVFARHPRQPLSREKLMELARGREYEVFDRSLDVQISRLRKLIEPDPGSPRFIQTVWGLGYVFIPDGAA from the coding sequence ATGCCGTTCATGGAAACGAAAAACCCCTCCAAGATTCTCGTCGTCGACGACGACCCGCGCTTGCGCGATCTGCTGCGCCGCTATCTCGGCGAGCAGGGTTTCAACGTATACGTCGCGGAGAACGCGACCGCGATGAACAAGCTCTGGGTACGCGAGCGTTTCGACCTGCTCGTGCTCGACCTGATGCTGCCGGGCGAAGACGGCCTGTCGATCTGCCGCCGCCTGCGCGGCAGCAACGACCGCACGCCGATCATCATGCTCACCGCGAAGGGCGAGGACGTCGATCGCATCGTCGGCCTCGAGATGGGCGCCGACGATTACCTGCCGAAGCCGTTCAACCCGCGCGAGCTCGTCGCGCGCATTCACGCGGTGCTGCGCCGCCAGGCGCCGGCCGAACTGCCGGGCGCGCCGTCGGAAACCACCGAGGTGTTCGAGTTCGGCGAGTTCTCGCTGAACCTCGCCACCCGCACGCTGACGAAGTCCGGCCAGGAAATCCCGCTGACGACCGGCGAATTCTCGGTGCTGAAGGTGTTCGCACGCCATCCGCGCCAGCCGCTGTCGCGCGAGAAGCTGATGGAGCTCGCACGCGGCCGTGAATACGAAGTGTTCGACCGCAGCCTCGACGTACAGATCTCGCGCCTGCGCAAGCTGATCGAACCGGATCCGGGCAGCCCGCGTTTCATCCAGACCGTCTGGGGCCTCGGCTACGTGTTCATCCCGGACGGCGCCGCCTGA
- a CDS encoding DUF1800 domain-containing protein has protein sequence MKANAAVPAPSPAMQSPLDADDALFFLSRTGFSPAPADVARVVGMTRAQVVADTLGSVRREPVTQWPDWIGELPPTRAQRQALTPDMRRDEQNERNRRYDALRAAWINEMVVTPSPLTERMTLFWHGHFTSGQDKVPYPQTMAAQNALFRREALGNFGTLLHAVAKDPAMLQYLDGASNRKGRPNENFAREVMELFTLGEGHYTQYDVTEAARAMTGWTIDPDTLRFQVRPEWHDAGDKTILGETGPFDGDGFLDILLKRPGTARFIVGKLWREFVSDTPDAGVLDAVAERFRASGYDVRAALAALWSTDAFWDPRNRGVLVKSPAEFVVGSVRLFDVAYGDPQMLANTVRTLGQNLFYPPNVKGWPGGALWINSTTLLARKQFVEQLFRATETAGMRPAAHAMAGPPNVRAHAIPVADTASAAGMRGAPAKPARGGLRFDLERWLAQYRARPQAIAGLSTELQLQHAVLPVSPVAAIDTDSTGSAYLEALLMDPAYQLK, from the coding sequence ATGAAAGCGAACGCTGCCGTACCGGCGCCGTCGCCCGCCATGCAGTCGCCGCTCGACGCCGACGATGCACTGTTTTTCCTGAGCCGCACGGGTTTTTCTCCCGCTCCCGCGGATGTCGCGCGGGTCGTCGGCATGACGCGTGCGCAGGTCGTTGCCGACACGCTCGGCAGCGTGCGCCGCGAACCCGTCACGCAATGGCCCGACTGGATCGGCGAGCTGCCGCCGACGCGCGCGCAGCGTCAGGCGCTGACGCCCGACATGCGGCGCGACGAGCAGAACGAGCGCAATCGCCGCTACGATGCGCTGCGCGCAGCCTGGATCAACGAGATGGTCGTGACGCCGTCGCCGCTGACCGAGCGCATGACGCTGTTCTGGCACGGGCACTTCACGTCGGGGCAGGACAAGGTGCCTTATCCGCAGACGATGGCCGCGCAGAACGCGCTCTTTCGCCGCGAGGCGCTCGGCAATTTCGGCACGCTGCTGCATGCGGTCGCGAAGGATCCGGCGATGCTGCAGTATCTCGACGGCGCGAGCAATCGCAAGGGGCGGCCGAACGAGAATTTCGCGCGCGAGGTGATGGAGCTGTTCACGCTCGGCGAAGGGCATTACACGCAGTACGACGTGACGGAAGCCGCCCGCGCAATGACCGGCTGGACGATCGATCCCGATACGCTGCGCTTCCAGGTGCGGCCGGAATGGCACGATGCGGGCGACAAGACGATCCTCGGCGAAACCGGGCCGTTCGACGGCGACGGTTTTCTCGACATCCTGCTGAAGCGGCCGGGTACCGCGCGCTTCATCGTCGGCAAGCTGTGGCGTGAGTTCGTGTCCGATACGCCCGACGCGGGCGTGCTCGATGCCGTCGCCGAACGGTTCCGCGCGAGCGGCTACGACGTTCGCGCGGCGCTCGCCGCGCTGTGGTCGACCGATGCGTTCTGGGATCCGCGCAACCGCGGCGTGCTCGTCAAGTCGCCGGCGGAATTCGTCGTCGGGTCGGTGCGGCTGTTCGACGTCGCGTACGGCGATCCGCAGATGCTCGCGAACACCGTGCGCACGCTCGGGCAGAACCTGTTCTACCCGCCGAACGTGAAGGGCTGGCCGGGCGGCGCGCTGTGGATCAACAGCACGACGCTGCTCGCGCGCAAGCAGTTCGTCGAGCAGCTGTTCCGCGCGACGGAGACGGCCGGCATGCGGCCGGCGGCGCATGCGATGGCGGGGCCGCCGAATGTCCGGGCGCACGCGATACCGGTGGCCGATACGGCATCCGCCGCGGGTATGCGCGGCGCGCCGGCCAAGCCCGCCCGCGGCGGCCTGCGTTTCGACCTCGAACGCTGGCTTGCGCAATATCGCGCGCGCCCGCAGGCGATCGCGGGATTGTCGACCGAGCTTCAGCTGCAGCATGCGGTGCTGCCGGTGTCGCCGGTCGCGGCGATCGACACGGATTCGACCGGCAGCGCGTATCTCGAGGCGTTGCTGATGGATCCCGCCTATCAACTGAAATGA